The Streptomyces durmitorensis genome contains the following window.
TCCCGGCTCGCCACCCAGAACTGCTCGCCGAGCACCTCGCGCCAGACGGTCAGGACGTCGTTCTCGGCGCCCGGCACCGCGTACACATGGCGGGCACGGCCCTCGCCGCCGAGGAGGGCGACGCCCGCGCGCAGCTCCCAGTCCTCGTCGAAGTCGATGCGGGACTGCTCGTCGAAGGGGATGTCGAGCATGCCGTGGTCGGCGGTGACGTACAGGGCGCTGCGCGGCGGGAGTTGCTCGGCCAGGCGCTGGACCAGGCGGTCCACGTACATGAGCTGGCCGCGCCAGGCGTCGGAGTCCACGCCGAAGCGGTGCCCCTTGCCGTCCACCTCCGCGTAGTACGTGTAGACCAGCGAACGGTCGCCCGCGCCCAGTTGCTCGGCCGCGAGGTCCATGCGGTCCTCGCCGGAGAGCTTGCCCCGGAAGCTGCCGCCGCTCAGCGCGATCTTGGTGAGCGGGGTCCTCTCGAAGGTCGGCGACGACACCTGGGCGGTGTGCACGCCGGCGGCGTGGGCCTGCTGGAAGACGGTGGGGTACGGCTGCCACTTGCGCGGGTCCGTCCACGGGTTCCAGCGGAGCTGGTTCATCAGCTCGCCTGTGGCGGGGTTGCGGACGGTGTAGCCCGGCAGACCGTGCGACGCGGGCGGCAGGCCCGTGCCGACCGAGGCCAGGGAGGTCGCCGTGGTGGCGGGGAAGCCCGCGGTGATCGGACGTCCCGTACCGCCCCGCGAGGAGCTGATCAGCGAGGTCAGGAAAGGGGCTTCGTCCGGGTGGGCGCGGAGCTGCTCCCAGCCGAGGCCGTCGATCAGGAAGACGCAGTTCCGGTCGGCCGGGGCGAGTTCCGGGATGACGGGCGAGAAGCCCTCGACGCCCTGGTGGGAGACGAGCGTGGGCAGCAGGTCGGCGAGGGAGCCCGCGCCGTACTCGGGCAGGGGTGCGGAGTCGAGGGAGAGCGGCTGCACGTCGTCCCAGGCGGGCAGCGGCATCAGCGGGCGGTCTCCGCGGTCGCCTCGGACAGCGCCTGCGCGAAGGCCAGGGTCTGGCGCACGGTGTCCGGGCCGTCGCCCGCCTCGCTGACCCGCAGGCTGAGGTCGTCGGCGGTGGAGCTGCCGGTGTAGCCGTGGTCGGCCTCGCAGTTGGGGTCGCCGCAGGCCGCGGGCTCCAGGTCGATGCGCGACACGGCGCCCCAGCCGATGGTCAGGACGACCTCGCGGGGCATCGAGCCCGGGACGTACTTCTCGGGGTTGGCGACGACACGGCTGACGACGACGGACGAGATTCGGCCGATCTTCACGGACTCCGTGGAGGTCGTCGCGTACGGAGTCGGCGACGTGCTGTCCGCCGCCTGCTCGTCCGTGTGGCTGACGATGAAGCGGGTGCCGGTCAGGACGAGGACCGTCACGTGCCTGCGCACTTCGTTCGCGTCGAACGTGGTCTCCTGGTGGACCAGGAACGACCCGATGGGCTCGCCGCCGATCGCGGCCTCCACCGCCTCGGCCACGAGGGCCGGGTAGTAGCCACTGCGCTCGATCGCCGCGCGCAGCCCCTGGGTCGTCGTACCGGTCTTTGCCATGCCGTCCATCCTACGACCCGGCGGAGGCCCCACGGTGCCCCACCGGCCGCCTCAGTACCCCGGCAGGGCCCGCGGGCCGAGGTCGCTGCGGGCGGGCGGGGGTGCGAGCCGCACGGAGGCGCCGAGCACGGAGAGGCCGCGCTGGGCGACGACCACGGGTTCCAGGGACACGGCGACCACCTCGGGGTGATCGTCCACGAGGCGCGAGACCCGCTGGAGCAGCTCCTCCAGGGCCGGGGTGTCCACGGGCGCCGAGCCGCGCCAGCCGAAGAGGAGCGGGGCGGTCCGGATGGATCTGACCAGGGAGCCCGCGTCGCGCTCGGTGACCGGGATCAGCCGGTGCCCGGTGTCGCCGAGCAGCTCGGACGCGGCGCCGGCGAGCCCGAACGAGAGCACCGCTCCGGCCGCCGGGTCGATGACCGCGCGGACGACGGTGTCGACGCCGCGGGGTGCCATCGCCTGCACGACGGGCCGCAGCTCGGCGGGCTTGCCGAAGGCTTCGGTCAATTCGGCGTAGGCGCGGCGCAGTTGCTCCTCGTCCGCCAGGTCGAGCCGCACGCCGCCGAGGTCGGCGCGGTGGCGCAGGTGCGGGGCCGTGGTCTTGAGGGCCACGGGGTAGCCGAGGGTGTGGGCGGCCGCCACGGCCGCGTCGGGGTCGGGCGCGGGCCGGGCGTCCCGTACGTCGATGCCGTACCGCCCGAGCAGTTCGCGGGCGTCGTCCTGGGCGAGGGTGGCGCCGCGCGGGTCGTCCTGCTCGACGAGGAGCTCGCCGATCCGCCGGGCGGCACCGCTCTCGTCGATGTCCTCGTACTCATGGACCTTCCCGGGCTCCCTGGCCTCGCGCCGCCACTGGGCGTACTTCACGGCTTCGGCGAGGGCACGGACGGCACGCTCTGCGGCGGGGTAGGCGGGGATGCGGTAGGCCTCTCCTGCCGCGGTTTCTGTGGGCGCCTGTGCTGCGTGCGCGCCCTCCGTCGGCGTTGCTGTGAGCGTGCGTCCCGCGGGGCGATGGGGGCCTGCGGAAGCAGAGGCGGCGTCAGGGCGAGTACGCGTCGCGGCAGCCAACGCTTCGGCGAGGCCGCCGAGTTCCACGTGGACCACGGCCACCGGCTTCGCGGGGCAGCCGGCAGCCGCCTCCCGCAGCGCGGCGGCGAGCTCCTCGCCCTCGGGCGACCCCGTGGCCCCGTCCTCCCCCACCCAGGGAATCGCCGTGACGATCACGGCGTCGCAGGCGTCGTCCGACAGCGCATCGGCGAGCGCGGCCCGGAAGTCGTCCGGGGTGGCCCCCGTGGTCAGGTCCAGGGGCGGCAGCGGCCGGAGCCCGTCGGCGACGCACGCGTCGTACGTGAGAAGCCCGAGCGACTCGGAGTTGCCGAGGACGGCGACCCGCGGCCCGGAGGGCAACGGCTGCCCGGCGAGCAGCAGCCCCGCGTCCACCATCTCGGTGACGGTGTCCACCCGGATGACCCCCGCCTGGCGCAGCAGCGCCGACACCGTGGCGTACGGAAGCCGCGTGGCCTGCACCGTGTGCCCCGTGGGCGCGATCCCGCTGTGCCGCGCGCCCTGCACCACGACCAGCGGCTTCGCCGTCGCCGCGCGCCGGGCGAGCCGGGTGAACTTGCGCGGGTTGCCGATGGATTCGAGGTACATCAGGGCGACATCGGTGTCCGGGTCCTCGTACCAGTACTGGAGGACGTCGTTGCCGGACACGTCCGCGCGGTTGCCCGCGCTCACGAAGGTCGAAAGGCCCGCACCGCGCCGGTGCAGCCCGGAGAGGAGCGCGATGCCGATCGCGCCGGACTGGGTGAAGAGGCCGATCCGCCCGCGCTCGGGGGGATGCGGGGCGAGCGAGGCGTTGAGCCGCACGTCCGGCGACGTATTGATGACCCCGAAGGCGTTCGGGCCGAGGATGCGCGTGCCGTACGACCGCGCCTGGCGCACCAGTTCGCGCTGCCGCTCCCGCCCTTCGGGACCGCTCTCCGCGTACCCGGCGGAGATCACGACGAGCCCGAGCACCCCGCGCTCACCGCACTCGGCGACGGCCTGCGGCACCCGCTCGGCGGGCACGGTCACGACGGCGAGCTCGACGGTCTCGTCGATGTCCCGCACGGAGCGGTACGCGGGCACCCCGTCGACCTCGGCCCCCTCGTCGAACGCGCTGTTCACCGCGTACAGCCGCCCCGTGAAGCCCGCCTCGCGCAGATTGCGCAGGACGCTGCGGCCCACGCCGCCCGGCGTGCGCCCGACGCCGATCACGGCGACCGACGCCGGTGTGAGCAGCCGCTGCACCGACCGCGCCTCGGCGCGCTGCTCACGGGCGCGCTGCACGGCGAGCGAGCGGTCGGTCGGCTCCAGATCGAATTCGAGGCGGACGACGCCGTCCTCGAAGCTGCGCTTCTGCTGGTAGCCCGCGTCCGTGAACACCTTGATCATCTTGGTGTTGGCGGGCAGCACCTCGGCGACGAAGCGGCGGATGCCCCGCTCCCTGGCGACGGCGGCGATGTGTTCGAGGAGCGTGGAGGCGACGCCCCTGCCCTGGTGGGCGTCCTGCACGAGGAAGGCGACCTCGGCCTCGTCGGCGGGCGCGCTCGCGGACATGCCGCGGGAGTCGATGCGGTCGAAGCGCACGGTGGCGATGAACTCGCCGCCCACGGTGGCGGCCAGACCGACCCGGTCCACCTGGTCGTGATGGGTGAAGCGGTGCACGTCCTTGGCGGACAGGCGGGGGTAGGGCGCGAAGAAGCGGTAGTACTTCGACTCGTCCGAGACCTGCTCGTAGAAGCTGACCAGGCGGTCCGCGTCCTCGGCCGTGATCGGCCTGATCCGGGCGGTGCCTCCGTCACGCAGGACGACATCGGCTTCCCAGTGGGAGGGGTATGCGTGCCGGTCCGACGGGGTCTGCATGGGGCCAGGGTACGGGTCGCGGGGGCGCCGCGGCCGGGGCAGGCTAGGAGTCGTCGAGGGCCGGGACGTGGGCCCCGTGGCACAAGGACGTACGGTCGACGGAGTACGGACCAACCGTCGACCGGGTGCGGACCGACGTCCCGCGGAGCACTCGCGACGGCATGAGACACTGGTCTAGACAAGTGTGAAACACCTGGAAGGGCAGCAACACATGGCTGAGCGCCGCGTCAACGTCGGCTGGGCCGAGGGCCTCCACGCCCGACCCGCCTCCATCTTCGTCCGCGCGGCCACCGCCGCCGGCGTCCCCGTGACGATCGCCAAGGCTGACGGCAACCCCGTGAACGCCGGCTCCATGCTCGCCGTGCTCGGCCTGGGCGCGCAGGGCGGCGAGGAGATCGTCCTCGCCTCCGACGCCGAGGGCGCGGACGCCGCTCTCGACCGTCTGGCGAAGCTGGTCGCGGACGGCCTCGAGGAACTCCCCGAGACCGTCTAGTAAAGACTGGCACTCATACGCCGAAGGGCCCGCCCGAATTAGGGGCGGGCCCTTCGGCGTTTCTGCTCACATTCAGCGAATATCCAGAACTCCCGCCACATTCGGGCAGCAGAAATAATCCCCCGCCGAATAACACTTCTTTGTATACGGCGCCTCTGTTAATGCCGGAGGCCCACCGTGTTTACGGCATGTTGCGAATCCCTCACACGATCACGGTCGCGATCGCGGCCCCGATCAGCTCGCGAAGGAGCGCGCAGCCGGTGCACGGCCGTCGACCGCTCCGTGTGGGCCGCGGTGAGCGACCTGGCCCGCTCCGCGTCCCCGCGCGCCACCGCGTCGACGATCGCGGCGTGCTCCGCCCAGGCCTCAACGGGGGCTGCCGACGTCTCGACCACGTACATCCAGGCGATCTTGTGCCGGAGCTGGGTGAGCAGCGCCGTGAGGCCGGGGCTGCCGGACGACTGGGCGAGCGTCTCGTGGAACCAGCCGCCCAGCGAGCGCAGATCCTCGCTCTGACCGCGCCTGGAGCGCTCCTGGCCCAACCTGACGAGGCCGCGCAGGACCTTCAGGTGAGCCTCCGTGCGGCGCTGTGCGGCGCGGGCGGCGCCCAGCGGCTCCAGGAGCGTGCGGATCTCCAGGAGGTCGGCCGCCTCCTGTTCGGTCGGCTCGGCGACGCACGCGCCCGCGTGCCGCCGTGTGACGACGAAGCCCTCGGCCTCCAGGGTGCGCAGTGCCTCGCGCACGGGGACGCGGGAGACCCCGTAGCGGCGGGCGAGCAGTTCCTCGGTGAGCCGGCCGCCCCGTTCGTAGACACCGGAGACGATGTCGTCCCGGATGGCCGTGCACACCGAGTGCGCGGGAATGCGCATGACCTGACCTCCGCCTTAATCCCCGCGAAACGCGGTCGATCGACGCCTTTTCAGTGACTCTATTGCAGAGCGGCTGAATTTCCGACGGTCGGCCGAAATCCATGGATACTTTTGGCCAAAGGCGAGGCGGGAACGGCGAAAGCCCCGGCTCTCGACGAGCCGGGGCTTTCGGTGAATCAGGTGCGCTTCGTGCGACCGCCTGGGTCCGGACCGGATCAGACGTTGACGTCGTGCGAGCGGAGGTAGGCGATCGGGTCGATGTCCGTGCCGTAGTCCTCGCCGGTGCGGGCCTCGAAGTGCAGGTGCGGGCCGCTGGAGTTGCCCGTGGAGCCGGAGAGGCCTATCTGCTGGCCCGGAGTGACCGCCTGGCCGACGGTGACACCGAGGGACGACATGTGGCCGTACTGGGTGTACGTGCCGTCGTTCATCTTGATGACCACGTTGTTGCCGTAGGCGCCGCCCCAGCCGGCCTCGACGACGGTGCCGGAGCCGACCGCGTGGACCGAGGTGCCGGACGCGGCGTGGAAGTCGATGCCGGTGTGGCTGCCGGAGGACCACATGGCGCCGCCGGTCTGGTAGCCCGTGGAGACGTACGAGCCGGCGATCGGGGAGACGTAGCTGTTGAGGCGCTTGCGCTCGGCCTCGCGAGCGGCGCGCTCCTTGGCCTCGCGCTCCTTCTTGGCCTTGGCCTTCGCCTCGGCCTCCGCCTTGCGCTTGGCCTCCTCGGCCTTCTTCTTGGCGGCCTCTTCGGCCTTCTTGGCGGCTGCGGCGTCGTCGGCGGCCTGCTGCTGGGCCGCGGCCTGCGCGTCGATGCTCTGGGCGAGCGTGTCGCCGACGGAGATCGCCTGGGTGAGGCCGGTGTGCTCAAGGGCCGCGTCGTCGGCGGCGAGCGCCGGAGCGGCCAGGCCTCCGATGACACCGGTGGTGGTGAGGGCTGCGACGCCCGCCACGTTCGCGGTGGTACGCGTGAGGCGGCTCGGGCGACGGTGCTTCCCGGTGGCACGGGTGAACGCCATGAAGCGGCTGATCCTTTCCTTCCTTCTCGCCTACCGGGTTAGCTGACGGGTTCGGAGCAGGAAGGTCTCCTACGAGTCCCTCGCCTTGCGGCAAGGTGCCCGATTCACCCCAAGGGGACATGTGGGTCCCCGGCTCCCCTGGCTCGCGCCGTACGGGGACTCGGCGATGACTGTCCGGTGCCGCGGGTGCGGCGTACTGCATGACGAACAGCCGGACCGAACGCTAAGCGGGGCATCTTTCAATCGACAAACGGATCAACACTTTTGTAGCGCACGCCACAGGTCAGACACGTAACCTCCATACCAATTCGGACATATGAGGACCCCAGGGGCCGATTTCGGCCCCTGGGGTCCCGATATGTCCTGACTGTCACTCAGGCCGCACTCAGCCCGTGACCACACTCACTTCACCGATGCCGAGCGCCCTGACGGGCTCCTCGATCTGCGCGGCGTCACCGACGAGCACCGTCACCAGCCGGTCCACGGGGAAGGCACTCACCACGGCGGCGGTGGCCTCCACGGTGCCGGTCGCGGCCAACTGGCGGTAGAGCTGCGCCTGGAAGTCGTCCGGCAGGTGCTGCTCGACCTGGTCGGCGAGCGTGGCCGCGACGGACGCCGCCATCTCGTACTTGAGCGGGGCCACGCCCACCAGGTTCTGCACGGCGACATCGCGCTCGGCGTCCGTGAGGCCGTCGGCGGCGAGGGTGCGCAGGACCTTCCACAGGTCGTCGAGGGCCGGGCCCGTGGACTCCGTGTCCACGGAGCCGCTGATGGCGAGCATCGCGGCGCCCGTGCCGTCCGGGGCGGACCGCAGGACCTGGGCGAAAGACCGCACTCCGTAGGTGTATCCCTTCTCCTCGCGCAGGACGCGGTCCAGGCGCGAGGTGAGGGTGCCACCCAGGCAGTACGTGCCGAGCACCTGCGCGGGCCAGACGCGGTCGTGCCGGTCCGGTCCCACGCGGCCGATGAGCAGCTGCGTCTGGACGGCGCCGGGGCGGTCCACGATGACGACACGCCCGGTGTCGTCGGCGGTCACCGGGGGCACCGGGCGCGGCTCGGCCGTGCCACCTGTCCAGGCGCCGACGGTGTCGGCCAGGACGGCGTCCAGGTCGACGCCGGTCAGGTCGCCCACGACGACGGCGGTCGCCGTGGCGGGACGCACATGCTTCTCGTAGAAGGTGCGCACCGCCGCCGAGTCGATGGCCGTGACCGTCTCCTCGGTGCCCTGGCGGGGGCGCGACATGCGCGAGGTGGCCGGGAACAGCTGCCGGGAGAGTTCCTTGGCGGCGCGGCGCGCCGGGTTGGCGGCCTCGTGCGGGATCTCGTCCAGGCGGTTGCGTACGAGGCGTTCGATCTCGCTGTCCGCGAAGGCGGGGGCGCGCAGGGCGTCGGAGAGCAGGCCGAGCGCCTTCGGGAGGCGGGAGACCGGGACTTCGAGGGAGACGCGGACGCCGGGGTGGTCGGCGTGCGCGTCCATGCTGGCGCCGCAGCGGTCGAGTTCGGCGGCGAAGTCCTCGGCGGAGTGCTTGTCGGTGCCTTCGTTGAAGGCCCTCGCCATGATCGTGGCGACGCCGTCGAGGCCGGCGGGCTCGGCGTCGAGCGGCGCCTCCAGGTGGATCTCCACGGCGACGACCTGCTGGCCGGGGCGGTGGCAGCGCAGCACGGTGAGGCCGTTGTCCAGGGTGGCGCGCTCGGGCGCGGGGAAGGCCCACGGCCGTGCGGTGCCCGCCTGGGGCTGCGGGTGGAACTGCATCGTTGCGGCCTCGGTCACTTCGCCGCCTCCTCTTCGTCCTCGTCGGTGGCTTCGGCACCGGCTGTGGCGGCTGAGTCGTCGATGGGCTCGTACACGAGCACCGCGCGGTTGTCGGGGCGCAGGCGGGCCGCCGCGGCCGCCTTGACCTCTTCCGCGGTGACGTCGAGCACGCGCCCGACGGCGGTGAGGGCGAGCTGCGGGTCGCCGAACAGGACGGCGTACCGGCACAGTTCGTCCGCGCGTCCCGCCACCGTGGAGAGCCGGTCGAGCCACTCGCGCTCCAGCTGTGCCTGGGCGCGCTCCATCTCCTCGGCGGTGGGGCCCTCTTCCGCGAAGCGGGCGAGCTCCTCGTCGACGGCCGCCTCGATGACGGGGACCTCGACGTCGCCGGACGTCTTCACGTCGAGCCAGCCGAGCGAGGGCGCTCCGGCCAGGCGCAGCAGGCCGAACCCGGCCGCCACCGCGGTGCGGTCGCGGCGCACGAGGCGGTTGTAGAGCCGGGAGGACTCGCCGCTGCCGAGGACCGTGAGCGCCAGGTCGGCCGCGTCGCACGCGCGCGTGCCGTCCTCCGGGAGGCGGTAGGCGGCCATCAGGGCGCGGGCCGGGACCTCTTCCTCGACGACCTCGCGCAGCTCCTTGCCGATCGTGTCGGGCAGCGAGCCGTCGCGCGGCGGCTGCTTGCCGTCGTGCGAGGGGATGGACCCGAAGTACTTCTCGACCCAGGCGAGGGTCTCCTGCGGGTCGATGTCGCCGACGACCGACAGGACCGCGTTGTTGGGCGCGTAGTACGTACGGAAGAAGTTCCGCGCGTCCTCCAGCGTCGCCGCGTCCAGGTCGGCCATGGAGCCGATCGGGGTGTGGTGGTAGGGGTGGCCCTCGGGGTACGAGAGGGCGGTCAGCTTCTCGAACGCCGTGCCGTACGGAACGTTGTCGTAGCGCTGGCGGCGCTCGTTCTTGACGACGTCCCGCTGGTTCTCCATGGATTCTTCGTCGAGCGCGGAGAGCAGCGAGCCCATCCGGTCGGCCTCGAGCCACAGGGCCAGCTCCAGCTGGTGTGTGGGCATCGTCTCGAAATAGTTGGTGCGCTCGAAGCTCGTGGTGCCGTTGAGCGAACCGCCGGCGCCTTGCACCAGCTCGAAGTGGCCGTTGCCGTGCACCTGCTTCGAGCCCTGGAACATGAGGTGCTCGAAGAGGTGGGCGAGGCCCGTACGGCCCTTGACCTCGTGGCGCGAACCGACGTCGTACCAGAGGCACACCGCGGCGACCGGGGTCAGGTGGTCCTCGGAGAGCACCACGCGCAGGCCGTTGGCCAGCCGGTGCTCGGTCGCTGTCAGGCCGCCGGAGCCGGCCTCGGCTGTGGCCGTGTGACCCATGGGCATGTACGTCCCTTCGATCGCGAAAAGCTGGAAATTCTGCCAGTCGTGCCACTGTATGCAAGCGTGCTGACAACCGGTGAAGTTCCCGCTCCGCGCTCGGCGTAGTCGCGGCCGAAGTCCGGGTCGTGGTCGGCGTTGTCAGTGGGACAGTCCACAATGGTCGGCGTCAGATCCCGTTGATGCCCTGGCAGACACCGTGAAGGAGCCGCAGCAGCGATGGCCCGCCGCAGCACGAAGACCCCGCCGCCCGACGAGTCGTTCGAGGAGAAGATCCTCGACATCGACGTCGTCGACGAGATGCAGGGCTCCTTCCTCGAGTACGCGTATTCGGTCATCTACTCGCGCGCCCTGCCGGACGCCCGCGACGGCATGAAGCCGGTGCACCGCCGGATCGTCTATCAGATGAGCGAGATGGGCCTGCGCCCCGACCGCGGCTATGTGAAGTGCGCCCGCGTCGTCGGCGAGGTCATGGGTAAGTTGCACCCGCACGGCGACGCGTCGATCTACGACGCCCTCGTGCGCATGGCCCAGCCCTTCTCCATGCGGCTTCCGCTGGTGGACGGCCACGGCAACTTCGGCTCGCTCGGCAACGACGACCCGCCGGCCGCCATGCGGTACACCGAGTGCAAGATGGCCGACGCGACCTCCCTGATGACGGAGTCGATCGACGAGAACACAGTCGACTTCGAGTCGAATTACGACGGTCAGG
Protein-coding sequences here:
- a CDS encoding alkaline phosphatase family protein is translated as MPLPAWDDVQPLSLDSAPLPEYGAGSLADLLPTLVSHQGVEGFSPVIPELAPADRNCVFLIDGLGWEQLRAHPDEAPFLTSLISSSRGGTGRPITAGFPATTATSLASVGTGLPPASHGLPGYTVRNPATGELMNQLRWNPWTDPRKWQPYPTVFQQAHAAGVHTAQVSSPTFERTPLTKIALSGGSFRGKLSGEDRMDLAAEQLGAGDRSLVYTYYAEVDGKGHRFGVDSDAWRGQLMYVDRLVQRLAEQLPPRSALYVTADHGMLDIPFDEQSRIDFDEDWELRAGVALLGGEGRARHVYAVPGAENDVLTVWREVLGEQFWVASRDEAIAAGWFGPPGAMDERVYGRIGDVVAAAHDDVAIIATEKEPKESALVGMHGSMTAVEQLVPLLEVRP
- a CDS encoding DUF5998 family protein, whose product is MDGMAKTGTTTQGLRAAIERSGYYPALVAEAVEAAIGGEPIGSFLVHQETTFDANEVRRHVTVLVLTGTRFIVSHTDEQAADSTSPTPYATTSTESVKIGRISSVVVSRVVANPEKYVPGSMPREVVLTIGWGAVSRIDLEPAACGDPNCEADHGYTGSSTADDLSLRVSEAGDGPDTVRQTLAFAQALSEATAETAR
- a CDS encoding GNAT family N-acetyltransferase, producing the protein MQTPSDRHAYPSHWEADVVLRDGGTARIRPITAEDADRLVSFYEQVSDESKYYRFFAPYPRLSAKDVHRFTHHDQVDRVGLAATVGGEFIATVRFDRIDSRGMSASAPADEAEVAFLVQDAHQGRGVASTLLEHIAAVARERGIRRFVAEVLPANTKMIKVFTDAGYQQKRSFEDGVVRLEFDLEPTDRSLAVQRAREQRAEARSVQRLLTPASVAVIGVGRTPGGVGRSVLRNLREAGFTGRLYAVNSAFDEGAEVDGVPAYRSVRDIDETVELAVVTVPAERVPQAVAECGERGVLGLVVISAGYAESGPEGRERQRELVRQARSYGTRILGPNAFGVINTSPDVRLNASLAPHPPERGRIGLFTQSGAIGIALLSGLHRRGAGLSTFVSAGNRADVSGNDVLQYWYEDPDTDVALMYLESIGNPRKFTRLARRAATAKPLVVVQGARHSGIAPTGHTVQATRLPYATVSALLRQAGVIRVDTVTEMVDAGLLLAGQPLPSGPRVAVLGNSESLGLLTYDACVADGLRPLPPLDLTTGATPDDFRAALADALSDDACDAVIVTAIPWVGEDGATGSPEGEELAAALREAAAGCPAKPVAVVHVELGGLAEALAAATRTRPDAASASAGPHRPAGRTLTATPTEGAHAAQAPTETAAGEAYRIPAYPAAERAVRALAEAVKYAQWRREAREPGKVHEYEDIDESGAARRIGELLVEQDDPRGATLAQDDARELLGRYGIDVRDARPAPDPDAAVAAAHTLGYPVALKTTAPHLRHRADLGGVRLDLADEEQLRRAYAELTEAFGKPAELRPVVQAMAPRGVDTVVRAVIDPAAGAVLSFGLAGAASELLGDTGHRLIPVTERDAGSLVRSIRTAPLLFGWRGSAPVDTPALEELLQRVSRLVDDHPEVVAVSLEPVVVAQRGLSVLGASVRLAPPPARSDLGPRALPGY
- a CDS encoding HPr family phosphocarrier protein; protein product: MAERRVNVGWAEGLHARPASIFVRAATAAGVPVTIAKADGNPVNAGSMLAVLGLGAQGGEEIVLASDAEGADAALDRLAKLVADGLEELPETV
- a CDS encoding GntR family transcriptional regulator, yielding MRIPAHSVCTAIRDDIVSGVYERGGRLTEELLARRYGVSRVPVREALRTLEAEGFVVTRRHAGACVAEPTEQEAADLLEIRTLLEPLGAARAAQRRTEAHLKVLRGLVRLGQERSRRGQSEDLRSLGGWFHETLAQSSGSPGLTALLTQLRHKIAWMYVVETSAAPVEAWAEHAAIVDAVARGDAERARSLTAAHTERSTAVHRLRAPSRADRGRDRDRDRVRDSQHAVNTVGLRH
- a CDS encoding M23 family metallopeptidase, which codes for MAFTRATGKHRRPSRLTRTTANVAGVAALTTTGVIGGLAAPALAADDAALEHTGLTQAISVGDTLAQSIDAQAAAQQQAADDAAAAKKAEEAAKKKAEEAKRKAEAEAKAKAKKEREAKERAAREAERKRLNSYVSPIAGSYVSTGYQTGGAMWSSGSHTGIDFHAASGTSVHAVGSGTVVEAGWGGAYGNNVVIKMNDGTYTQYGHMSSLGVTVGQAVTPGQQIGLSGSTGNSSGPHLHFEARTGEDYGTDIDPIAYLRSHDVNV
- a CDS encoding M16 family metallopeptidase translates to MTEAATMQFHPQPQAGTARPWAFPAPERATLDNGLTVLRCHRPGQQVVAVEIHLEAPLDAEPAGLDGVATIMARAFNEGTDKHSAEDFAAELDRCGASMDAHADHPGVRVSLEVPVSRLPKALGLLSDALRAPAFADSEIERLVRNRLDEIPHEAANPARRAAKELSRQLFPATSRMSRPRQGTEETVTAIDSAAVRTFYEKHVRPATATAVVVGDLTGVDLDAVLADTVGAWTGGTAEPRPVPPVTADDTGRVVIVDRPGAVQTQLLIGRVGPDRHDRVWPAQVLGTYCLGGTLTSRLDRVLREEKGYTYGVRSFAQVLRSAPDGTGAAMLAISGSVDTESTGPALDDLWKVLRTLAADGLTDAERDVAVQNLVGVAPLKYEMAASVAATLADQVEQHLPDDFQAQLYRQLAATGTVEATAAVVSAFPVDRLVTVLVGDAAQIEEPVRALGIGEVSVVTG
- a CDS encoding M16 family metallopeptidase, with amino-acid sequence MPMGHTATAEAGSGGLTATEHRLANGLRVVLSEDHLTPVAAVCLWYDVGSRHEVKGRTGLAHLFEHLMFQGSKQVHGNGHFELVQGAGGSLNGTTSFERTNYFETMPTHQLELALWLEADRMGSLLSALDEESMENQRDVVKNERRQRYDNVPYGTAFEKLTALSYPEGHPYHHTPIGSMADLDAATLEDARNFFRTYYAPNNAVLSVVGDIDPQETLAWVEKYFGSIPSHDGKQPPRDGSLPDTIGKELREVVEEEVPARALMAAYRLPEDGTRACDAADLALTVLGSGESSRLYNRLVRRDRTAVAAGFGLLRLAGAPSLGWLDVKTSGDVEVPVIEAAVDEELARFAEEGPTAEEMERAQAQLEREWLDRLSTVAGRADELCRYAVLFGDPQLALTAVGRVLDVTAEEVKAAAAARLRPDNRAVLVYEPIDDSAATAGAEATDEDEEEAAK